The proteins below are encoded in one region of Ochotona princeps isolate mOchPri1 chromosome 24, mOchPri1.hap1, whole genome shotgun sequence:
- the C24H16orf96 gene encoding uncharacterized protein C16orf96 homolog isoform X5 has translation MLECLSLPLCRDPDRIPGSWFLLGPALAVVDFWEGILEHIHLAHLSKVLSGDEDFLQASQAMFMPREGDAQPSLNPMKRLGNVFDHVVDRLDRLESKMAELQGQPSTAQLLASSQGTGQPVQDLWQLIKLRKIVEGNEEVLNKSMKTLQDLLTDICALKATTETLRKDVDMLKNMFGEFPPESLGFLLEDLSAQNQKMSLLWRELISVQHKISTIPKREDMVLWSSLHEAMFTPKTAAALQLELSDTWDIPDDLLGSGPVQPEHLEAARHDLVPQPGQDPMLLQTTSQYEAPELLPEQESDYQVPLSSVLGPDQSQVPRSGPAPGTWPLPPGWFLPSGGGPRADTLPALASGLFQSRPVPLELLQPPPSQLSRAPPPATELGSAWPRPVQPYHPSQLEAHQLPTIRERQGEFPAHYVTDSEGETHKKKAVKKVPPKVPPSPTQPARTTAAFAAAAAAAYAAAAAKAARSAARGVRDIRDVKDVPATKLAAAASATAAAGPFHAYADVLGAGSSRGATGSLAFSDDSEELEDSEMVSPLYQAETALLQAMQAMSPDDKRRAVKKSLGHIAQVSVRHDSLKEEFSRLSSELQQRLMYLAKMSDTSKLGSAMNTLQEKVSSLQKSRLKEKELEQIWGHQIEDIKSHYLVLGSTVDKLQFRLDDFKTLQAQVKMLDLNKVNKSTMEQELKEKADRSALASKASRADLETVVMELNEMIQGVLLRVVSQEEDWKKSVEQLRKDMATKFIHVVACIRASFLIPKRNGKSSTRVCTCMFIAAVRSSCYDMSQPENMTSERGHTQGAHCLRSY, from the exons atgttggagtgcctgagtcTCCCCTTATGTAGAGACCCAGATAggattccaggctcttggtttctgcttggcccagccctggctgttgtggacttttgggag GGCATCCTGGAGCATATCCACCTGGCCCACCTCTCGAAAGTCCTCTCTGGGGACGAagacttcctccaggcctcacaGGCCATGTTCATGCCCAGGGAAGGagatgcccagcccagcctcaaccCCATGAAGCGGCTTGGCAATGTCTTCGACCATGTGGTGGATCGCCTTGACAGGTTGGAGAGCAAGATGGCTGAACTTCAGGGCCAGCCCTCCACTGCACAGCTACTGGCGAGCAGCCAGGGCACTGGCCAGCCTGTCCAGGACCTGTGGCAACTGATCAAGCTCCGAAAGATAGTGGAGGGTAATGAGGAAGTCTTGAACAAG TCCATGAAGACGTTGCAGGACTTGCTCACTGATATTTGTGCACTCAAGGCCACCACAGAAACTCTGAGGAAGGATGTGGACATGCTGAAGAACATGTTTGGAGAG TTCCCTCCGGAAAGTCTGGGTTTCTTGCTTGAAGACCTGAGTGCGCAGAACCAGAAGATGAGCCTGCTATGGCGAGAATTG ATTTCTGTCCAGCACAAGATCAGTACCATCCCAAAACGCGAGGACATGGTGCTGTGGAGCAGCCTCCACGAGGCCATGTTTACCCCA AAAACTGCTGCTGCACTCCAGCTGGAGCTGTCTGACACATGGGACATCCCGGATGATCTCCTAGGCAGTGGCCCCGTGCAGCCTGAGCACCTTGAAGCTGCCCGCCACGACCTCGTCCCACAGCCTGGCCAAGACCCCATGCTCTTACAGACCACCTCGCAATATGAGGCCCCAGAGCTCCTACCAGAGCAAGAGTCTGACTACCAGGTTCCTCTTAGCAGTGTCCTGGGGCCAGACCAGTCTCAAGTTCCTAGGTCTGGACCTGCCCCAGGCACTTGGCCACTACCACCGGGATGGTTTCTGCCATCAGGAGGTGGGCCCAGAGCTGACACTTTGCCTGCCTTGGCCTCAGGCTTATTCCAGTCCCGCCCAGTCCCACTAGAACTGCTGCAGCCgcctccatcccagctctctAGGGCTCCACCCCCAGCCACTGAGTTGGGTTCTGCATGGCCTCGTCCAGTGCAGCCCTACCACCCTAGCCAGCTGGAGGCCCACCAGCTCCCCACTATCAGGGAGagacagggtgaatttcctgcccaCTATGTGACAGACTCTGAGGGTGAGACTCACAAGAAAAAGGCTGTCAAGAAAGTGCCCCCGAAGGTCCCCCCATCGCCCACGCAGCCGGCGAGAACAACTGCTGCCtttgctgcagctgcagctgcagcttaTGCAGCTGCAGCCGCCAAGGCCGCAAGGTCCGCTGCCAGGGGAGTCAGGGATATCAGGGACGTCAAGGATGTGCCAGCCACCAAACTTGCTGCTGCCGCttcagcaacagctgcagctggacccTTCCATGCATATGCAGATgttctgggtgcagggtcatccCGCGGGGCAACAGGCTCCCTGGCCTTCAGTGACGATAGTGAAGAGCTGGAAGACTCAGAGATGGTCTCTCCCCTGTATCAAGCTGAAACAGCCCTGCTCCAAGCTATGCAGGCCATGTCCCCTGACGACAAGAGGAGGGCCGTCAAGAAGTCCCTGGGCCACATAGCCCAGGTTTCTGTCAGGCATGACTCCCTGAAAGAAGAGTTCTCAAGGTTATCCAGTGAACTTCAGCAGCGCTTGATGTATCTAG CTAAGATGAGTGACACTTCCAAGCTTGGATCAGCCATGAACACACTGCAGGAGAAGGTCAGCAGCCTTCAGAAATCCAGGCTGAAG GAGAAGGAGCTCGAGCAGATTTGGGGCCACCAAATTGAGGACATAAAGAGTCACTACCTGGTGCTGGGCAGTACCGTGGACAAGTTGCAGTTCCGCCTGGATGACTTCAAG ACTCTGCAGGCTCAAGTCAAAATGCTGGACTTGAACAAGGTGAACAAAAGCACCATGGAGCAGGAGCTGAAGGAG AAAGCCGACAGGAGTGCCCTGGCAAGCAAGGCCAGCCGGGCTGACCTGGAGACGGTGGTGATGGAGCTGAATGAGATGATCCAGGGTGTGCTTCTCAGGGTTGTAAGCCAGGAGGAAGACTGGAAGAAGTCtgtggagcagctgaggaagGATATGGCCACCAAG